A DNA window from Luteolibacter luteus contains the following coding sequences:
- a CDS encoding transporter encodes MKTLIVLPFLLTSLPLAAHNLFNPVHADQLRELSPDRPDTTESPITVDAGHIQIEASLFDWRRERRNDVYTALSTNFKVGLTDCSDLQIVFDSYIWENNAGPAGDAEGFGDVTLRYKWNLWGNDGGETALALFPFVKIPTGTSLSNDQWEGGLIIPFSMDLSEGLGLGLMAELDYVDDGTGSSDFEFVHTAVLGFDLTEKWGCFIEYVGVLGEDRYEAYASGGMTYSLHSNLMLDCGTQVALNDDAEDLGLFSGFTVRF; translated from the coding sequence ATGAAGACTCTCATCGTCCTTCCGTTCCTTCTAACATCCCTCCCCCTCGCCGCTCACAATCTCTTCAATCCCGTTCACGCGGACCAACTCCGCGAGCTCTCCCCCGATCGCCCCGACACCACGGAGAGCCCCATCACCGTCGATGCGGGGCACATCCAGATCGAGGCCAGCCTCTTCGATTGGCGCCGTGAGCGCAGGAACGATGTCTACACGGCGCTGTCCACCAACTTCAAGGTGGGCCTAACCGATTGCAGCGACCTCCAGATCGTCTTCGATTCCTACATCTGGGAAAACAACGCGGGACCCGCGGGCGATGCCGAGGGTTTCGGCGATGTCACCCTGCGCTACAAGTGGAACCTGTGGGGCAATGATGGTGGCGAGACCGCGCTGGCTCTCTTTCCCTTCGTGAAGATTCCCACCGGCACCAGCCTCAGCAATGACCAGTGGGAAGGCGGCCTCATCATCCCCTTCTCCATGGATCTGAGCGAGGGCCTGGGGCTCGGCCTCATGGCAGAGCTGGATTACGTGGACGATGGCACCGGCAGCTCCGATTTTGAATTCGTCCACACCGCCGTCCTCGGCTTCGATCTCACGGAAAAATGGGGCTGTTTCATCGAATACGTCGGCGTCCTCGGCGAGGACCGCTATGAGGCCTACGCCTCGGGCGGCATGACGTACTCGCTCCATTCCAACCTGATGCTAGATTGTGGCACGCAGGTGGCTCTCAATGACGACGCCGAAGACCTCGGCCTCTTTTCGGGCTTCACCGTCCGCTTCTGA
- a CDS encoding metal-dependent transcriptional regulator, which yields MPSSTVEDYLKAIHRLAETGGEGELVAVGKVASHLGLTPGTATTMMKHLEKEGYVEYSPRKGVLLTEKGLRAAKQVLRRHRLIELFLVEVMKLDWSEVHEEAEILEHAFSDRLVERIDEMLGRPAHDPHGDPIPDAQGVVAQDSDLRPLSGCGVGAYRLVRVTRHEPGFLLWLQEHGLRPGVELIVKERDEMAGIATLKVGEAVELVTVGEAVASSLLVR from the coding sequence ATGCCATCCAGCACGGTAGAGGACTATTTGAAGGCGATCCACCGCTTGGCGGAGACGGGTGGCGAGGGGGAGCTTGTGGCCGTGGGGAAGGTGGCCTCACATCTGGGGCTGACGCCGGGAACGGCGACCACGATGATGAAGCACCTCGAAAAAGAGGGCTATGTGGAGTACTCGCCGCGCAAGGGAGTACTGCTCACGGAGAAGGGCCTGCGGGCGGCGAAGCAGGTGCTGCGGCGTCACCGGTTGATCGAGCTTTTCCTGGTGGAGGTCATGAAGCTCGACTGGTCCGAGGTCCATGAAGAGGCGGAGATCCTGGAGCACGCCTTCTCAGACCGACTGGTAGAGCGCATCGATGAGATGCTGGGACGTCCGGCGCATGATCCGCATGGCGATCCGATCCCGGATGCCCAAGGCGTGGTGGCACAAGACTCGGACCTGCGCCCGCTGAGCGGCTGCGGGGTGGGGGCTTACCGGCTGGTGCGGGTGACGCGCCATGAACCGGGGTTCCTGCTCTGGCTGCAGGAGCATGGCCTGCGTCCGGGGGTGGAACTCATCGTGAAAGAGCGCGATGAGATGGCGGGGATTGCCACGCTGAAAGTCGGTGAGGCAGTGGAGTTGGTAACTGTGGGTGAAGCGGTGGCTTCCTCGCTGCTCGTTCGATAA
- a CDS encoding metal ABC transporter permease, with translation MNWTSIDTWIVVTGVLCAMACALPGCFLVLRKMSMMGDAISHAVLPGLAIAFLVGGSRASLPMFLGAAITGVLTAIFTQWIGRFANVDRGAAMGVVFTTLFAIGLVLIVQAANHVDLDPGCVLYGAIEFTPLDTVKIGSFELPRAAAVNGGVLLFNAGIIALLYKELKLSAFDPALAETLGFSSSFLHYLLMTMVAVTTVAAFESVGSIIVIAMLIVPAATAQLLTRHLLPMLLLGVVLAAASAVLGHLGAIILPPLVGFESTTTSGMMAFAAGLIFLLAWIFAPREGLLTRRFGKLEAPEPNL, from the coding sequence GTGAACTGGACTTCCATCGACACCTGGATCGTGGTCACCGGCGTGCTCTGCGCGATGGCTTGCGCCCTGCCGGGCTGCTTCCTCGTGCTGCGGAAAATGAGCATGATGGGAGATGCCATCAGCCATGCCGTGCTTCCCGGCTTGGCCATCGCCTTCCTCGTCGGCGGCAGCCGCGCCAGCCTCCCGATGTTCCTCGGCGCGGCGATCACCGGAGTACTCACGGCAATCTTCACTCAATGGATCGGCCGCTTTGCCAATGTCGACCGTGGCGCCGCCATGGGTGTGGTCTTCACCACCCTCTTCGCGATCGGCCTGGTGCTGATCGTGCAGGCCGCCAACCACGTGGACCTCGATCCCGGTTGCGTGCTCTACGGGGCAATCGAGTTCACCCCGCTCGATACGGTAAAGATCGGCTCCTTCGAATTGCCCCGTGCCGCGGCAGTGAATGGCGGCGTCCTGCTCTTCAATGCCGGAATCATCGCCCTACTCTACAAGGAGCTAAAATTGAGCGCCTTCGATCCCGCTTTGGCCGAAACTCTCGGATTCTCCTCCTCTTTCCTCCACTACCTCCTGATGACCATGGTCGCGGTGACCACCGTCGCCGCCTTCGAATCGGTCGGCAGCATCATCGTGATCGCGATGCTGATCGTCCCTGCCGCAACCGCCCAGTTGCTGACCCGCCACCTGCTGCCGATGCTCTTGCTCGGCGTTGTGCTCGCCGCAGCCTCCGCAGTTCTTGGCCACCTCGGAGCCATCATCTTGCCACCCTTGGTCGGCTTTGAAAGCACCACCACCTCGGGCATGATGGCCTTCGCCGCAGGTCTGATCTTCCTCCTCGCATGGATTTTTGCACCCCGGGAAGGCCTGCTCACCCGCCGCTTCGGAAAGCTCGAAGCCCCCGAACCGAACCTCTAG
- a CDS encoding SDR family oxidoreductase: MQTAAFFKDLFGLEGQTAVVIGGTGELCGCMAQGLAHAGAEVVLVGRIREKAERLLSSIEEFGGKGYFLPADVTSRDSLQELVDQVVERSGRVDILINGAGINAPTPFLDIQEEEFQRIIDTNLTAVFRTCQVFGKYFIEQGVPASIINLGSMSGLVPLSRVFTYSASKAAVHNLSKNLAREWAEYSIRVNTLVPGFFPAEQNRKVLDESRVLDILRQTPMSRFGSPDDLIGATLLLASNKAGGFITGTELVVDGGFNAMKI, translated from the coding sequence ATGCAAACCGCTGCGTTTTTCAAAGACTTGTTCGGCCTCGAAGGACAAACCGCCGTCGTCATCGGCGGAACTGGAGAACTCTGCGGCTGCATGGCCCAGGGCCTCGCCCACGCGGGTGCCGAGGTCGTTCTGGTCGGCCGTATCCGCGAGAAAGCGGAGCGCCTGCTCAGCAGCATCGAGGAATTCGGCGGCAAGGGCTACTTCCTCCCCGCGGACGTGACCTCCCGCGACTCGCTGCAGGAGCTCGTCGACCAGGTCGTGGAACGCTCCGGTCGCGTCGATATCCTGATCAACGGCGCCGGCATCAACGCCCCCACCCCTTTCCTCGACATTCAGGAAGAAGAATTCCAGCGGATCATCGACACGAACCTGACCGCGGTCTTCCGCACCTGCCAGGTCTTCGGGAAATATTTCATCGAGCAAGGCGTCCCCGCCTCCATCATCAACCTCGGTTCGATGTCCGGCCTCGTCCCGCTCTCCCGCGTTTTCACCTACTCCGCCAGCAAGGCGGCAGTGCACAACCTCTCCAAGAACCTCGCCCGCGAGTGGGCCGAATATTCGATCCGCGTGAACACGCTTGTCCCCGGCTTCTTCCCCGCCGAGCAGAACCGCAAGGTGCTGGATGAAAGCCGTGTCCTCGACATCCTCCGCCAGACCCCGATGAGCCGCTTCGGTAGCCCGGACGACCTCATCGGTGCCACCCTGCTCCTCGCCTCGAATAAGGCCGGCGGCTTCATCACCGGCACCGAGCTGGTCGTCGACGGCGGCTTCAATGCCATGAAGATCTGA
- a CDS encoding metal ABC transporter solute-binding protein, Zn/Mn family, which translates to MSAFPRLGSLALAAIGSLVLSSCGKSSSAGAAASDGKARVVTTVAMIGDVVGQIGGERVKVENLIGEGVDPHLYKPTASDVKKLQAADIVFYNGLMLEGKMTDIFVKIAGSGKPVHAVTDSIREQGSYVMSVSPEHYDPHVWMDVTGWTNAAGDIAGSLAKFDPAHEAEYKERAATYTAELKKLDDYARTSLASIPEKQRVLVTAHDAFNYMARAYGLEVRGIQGISTESEAGLKDINQLVDFIVARQIPAVFVESSVPRKSVEALVEGAKAKGHQVKIGGELFSDAMGTAGTYEGTYIGMIDHNVTLITRALGGNAPEKGLNGKLK; encoded by the coding sequence ATGTCCGCGTTCCCACGCCTCGGTTCCCTTGCTCTCGCCGCGATCGGCAGCCTAGTCCTCTCTTCCTGCGGAAAATCCTCTTCCGCTGGAGCCGCTGCAAGTGACGGCAAGGCAAGGGTCGTCACCACCGTCGCGATGATCGGTGACGTCGTGGGGCAGATCGGTGGAGAGCGCGTGAAGGTGGAAAACCTGATCGGCGAAGGCGTGGATCCCCACCTCTACAAGCCCACCGCTTCCGACGTGAAGAAACTCCAGGCCGCGGACATCGTCTTCTACAATGGCCTGATGCTCGAAGGAAAGATGACGGATATCTTCGTCAAGATCGCCGGCTCCGGAAAGCCGGTTCACGCCGTCACCGATTCCATTCGCGAGCAGGGTAGCTACGTCATGAGCGTCTCCCCGGAACACTATGATCCCCACGTCTGGATGGACGTCACCGGCTGGACCAATGCCGCAGGCGACATCGCCGGATCGCTCGCGAAGTTCGATCCCGCTCACGAGGCGGAATACAAGGAGCGCGCCGCCACCTACACCGCCGAGCTTAAGAAGCTCGATGACTATGCGCGCACCAGCCTCGCCAGCATCCCGGAAAAGCAGCGCGTCCTGGTAACCGCGCACGATGCCTTCAACTACATGGCCCGCGCCTATGGTCTGGAAGTCCGCGGTATCCAAGGCATCAGCACCGAATCCGAAGCCGGCCTGAAGGACATCAATCAGCTGGTGGATTTCATCGTCGCCCGCCAGATCCCCGCGGTCTTCGTGGAAAGCTCCGTTCCCCGCAAATCGGTGGAGGCCCTCGTGGAAGGAGCCAAGGCCAAGGGGCATCAAGTGAAGATCGGCGGTGAACTCTTCTCCGATGCCATGGGCACCGCGGGCACCTATGAAGGAACCTACATCGGCATGATCGATCATAATGTCACGCTGATCACCCGCGCGCTTGGTGGAAACGCCCCCGAGAAAGGCCTGAATGGCAAGCTGAAGTGA
- a CDS encoding iron chelate uptake ABC transporter family permease subunit, giving the protein MSGLPSIDELREVLMLESYNTRLVVLATTLLGIGAGLVGAFLLLRKRSLMGDVLSHATLPGIGIAFALGTSMAGGGKSLGILLTGATLSGLAGVAVMLAIIRTTRLRDDVAMGFVLSVFFGAGTAILRMVQSLPNAAGLESFIYGKTASMVSGDFIVIAVVSVLSAVAVILLIKELTVLCFDQAFAASEGWPVLLLDGILLALVTAVTVVGLQAVGLILVIAFLIIPAAAARFWTERLPVMLILSAVIGGISGWLGASISALLTDLPAGALIVLTAASIFTVSMIFGTTRGVLPRWLDQRRLQRRVGRQHLLRAAYEILESRSRPPVNDPVSRTELLEHRSWTPHQLARELSHARKEDHLEAPTDRSMIHLSESGFGEAARITRNHRLWELYLIRHADIAPSHVDRDADLVEHILGSEMVRELETELASRTQVPASPHRL; this is encoded by the coding sequence ATGAGCGGACTGCCATCCATCGACGAACTCCGCGAGGTGCTGATGCTGGAAAGCTACAACACCCGGCTCGTCGTTCTCGCGACCACCCTGCTCGGCATCGGTGCCGGATTGGTCGGCGCCTTCTTGCTGCTGCGGAAGCGCTCGCTGATGGGCGATGTCCTTTCCCATGCCACGCTGCCGGGCATCGGCATCGCCTTCGCCCTCGGCACCTCCATGGCCGGCGGAGGAAAAAGCCTCGGCATCCTGCTCACCGGGGCCACCCTTTCCGGTCTGGCTGGCGTGGCGGTCATGCTGGCGATCATCCGCACCACCCGGCTCCGCGATGACGTGGCGATGGGCTTCGTACTGAGTGTCTTCTTCGGCGCCGGTACCGCCATCCTGCGAATGGTGCAGAGTCTTCCAAACGCGGCGGGCTTGGAATCCTTCATCTATGGCAAGACGGCCTCCATGGTCTCCGGTGACTTCATCGTTATCGCTGTGGTCTCCGTGCTCTCGGCCGTTGCGGTAATCCTGCTGATCAAGGAGCTTACCGTGCTTTGCTTCGATCAGGCCTTCGCAGCTTCGGAAGGATGGCCCGTGCTTTTGTTAGACGGCATCCTGCTGGCTCTCGTCACCGCGGTCACCGTCGTCGGCTTGCAAGCCGTCGGCCTCATCCTGGTGATCGCTTTCCTGATCATCCCTGCGGCTGCAGCACGCTTCTGGACGGAGCGCCTGCCCGTGATGCTCATCCTCTCCGCAGTGATTGGCGGCATCAGCGGCTGGCTCGGTGCCTCGATCAGCGCCTTGCTTACCGACCTTCCCGCGGGCGCGCTGATCGTGCTTACCGCCGCCTCCATTTTCACCGTCAGCATGATCTTCGGCACCACCCGCGGCGTGCTGCCGCGGTGGCTCGATCAACGTCGTCTCCAGCGCCGCGTCGGCCGCCAGCACCTGCTGCGTGCGGCCTACGAAATCCTGGAGTCGAGATCACGGCCTCCAGTGAATGATCCCGTCTCCCGCACCGAGTTGCTGGAGCACCGCAGTTGGACACCGCACCAGCTTGCCCGCGAGCTCTCCCACGCCCGCAAGGAAGATCATCTCGAAGCCCCCACGGATCGGAGCATGATTCACCTCTCCGAGTCCGGCTTCGGCGAGGCCGCCCGCATCACCCGGAACCACCGCCTCTGGGAACTCTATCTGATCCGCCACGCCGATATCGCCCCCAGCCATGTCGATCGGGATGCCGATCTCGTGGAGCACATCCTGGGATCTGAAATGGTCCGCGAACTCGAAACCGAACTAGCCAGCCGCACCCAGGTGCCGGCGAGCCCCCACCGCTTGTGA
- the secA gene encoding preprotein translocase subunit SecA, producing the protein MIKWILQKIVGNKNQREIRRIRPTVERIKEIEEALQREPEEKLREMTAKWKEHLSRYHELHVATKPQLERMEAEGLAEAAAYMNERFGRLREEFSGVPAKVEPTVASIEAAKSAFHDLEPEFIPARAKYLEQILPEAAAVVKNGARRMCGSTISVCEQPLKWEMVHFDVQLIGGIALHRGMIAEMMTGEGKTLVATIPTYLNALTGLGVHVITVNDYLARRDSEWMGSLYKFLGLTVGCIQNQMPPWDRRQHYTCDITYGTNSEFGFDYLRDNGMASTKDEQVQRGHYFAVIDEVDSILIDEARTPLIISGPSSVSSHQFDKYKPLVEQIVRQQTLLCNELMSEAKKLQEAGDTEAAGRALFKVKLGQPRNRQLMRMMQEPDIRRLLEKTELSFYQDAQKKELFDLKEELFFTIDEKSHDSDLMEKGREFLAPGDSEAFVLPDIGTIFADIDNDPRLTDEQRAERKEAAQQRLDSQAEKMHNISQLVKAYCVYEKDVQYVVKDNKVIIVDENTGREMPGRRWSDGLHQAVEAKEGVEIEKETQTFATITIQNYFRLYEKLGGMTGTAETEAAEFADIYKLDVLPIPTNRPNRRQDLNDQVFKTRREKYNAVIKKIEEAHGKGQPVLVGTASVEASETVSRMLKRSKIPHTVLNAKFHMQEAEIVANAGQRGAVMVSTNMAGRGTDIKLGEGVSELGGLFVIGTERYESRRVDRQLRGRCARQGDPGLSQFYISFEDDLMRNFAAADRMTSMMERFGMQEGEALEHSWLNKSVETAQKRVEQRNYTWRKRVLEFDDVMNKQREVVYGYRNEVLSTEQPRDLVNEIIEKVIPAKVSSFLADRDESNPDYNELIHWVNSTLPIRFSQEDLDLTDKSAEEIANFLMKRVKEAYEARVDGLPPEILEMEERRMMLAAIDRQWQAHLYNMDALREGVHLRAQGQKDPLVEYKVEAYDLFEALMGNIEQEALQNLFRSAGNLEAILRQLHGMPQQLQSAEQPEPITRANVASTGNSGNIFMEDGGEVRLNLPKRRPPSFDIDQLGRNAPCPCGSGKKYKQCCGKEA; encoded by the coding sequence ATGATCAAGTGGATCCTTCAGAAAATCGTCGGTAATAAGAATCAGCGGGAAATCCGCCGCATTCGCCCGACCGTCGAGCGCATCAAGGAAATCGAAGAGGCCCTGCAACGGGAGCCCGAGGAAAAGCTGCGGGAAATGACCGCCAAGTGGAAAGAGCACCTTTCCCGCTACCATGAGCTCCACGTGGCCACCAAGCCGCAGCTCGAGCGCATGGAGGCCGAAGGCCTTGCCGAAGCTGCCGCCTACATGAACGAGCGATTCGGCCGTCTTCGTGAGGAATTCTCCGGAGTGCCCGCCAAGGTCGAGCCGACGGTCGCTTCGATCGAAGCCGCCAAGTCCGCTTTCCACGATCTGGAGCCGGAATTCATCCCGGCCCGCGCCAAGTACCTCGAGCAAATCCTGCCCGAAGCCGCCGCCGTGGTGAAAAATGGCGCGCGCCGCATGTGTGGTAGCACCATCAGCGTCTGCGAGCAGCCGCTGAAGTGGGAGATGGTCCATTTCGACGTCCAGCTCATCGGCGGTATCGCCCTCCACCGCGGGATGATCGCGGAAATGATGACGGGTGAAGGTAAGACCCTCGTCGCCACCATCCCGACCTATCTCAACGCCCTCACCGGCCTCGGCGTTCACGTCATCACCGTGAACGATTACCTCGCCCGACGCGACTCGGAGTGGATGGGTTCCCTCTACAAGTTCCTCGGCCTGACCGTCGGCTGTATCCAGAACCAGATGCCGCCGTGGGACCGCCGCCAGCACTACACTTGCGATATCACCTACGGCACCAACTCGGAGTTCGGCTTCGACTACCTGCGTGACAACGGCATGGCGTCCACCAAGGACGAGCAGGTGCAGCGCGGCCACTACTTCGCCGTGATCGACGAAGTGGACTCGATCCTGATCGACGAAGCGCGCACGCCGCTCATCATTTCCGGTCCGTCTTCTGTCTCCAGCCATCAGTTCGACAAGTACAAGCCGCTGGTCGAACAAATCGTTCGCCAGCAGACCCTGCTCTGCAACGAGCTGATGTCCGAGGCGAAGAAGCTGCAGGAAGCCGGGGACACGGAGGCCGCAGGCCGCGCGCTCTTCAAGGTGAAGCTCGGCCAGCCTCGTAACCGCCAGCTCATGCGCATGATGCAGGAGCCGGATATCCGCCGCCTGCTGGAAAAGACCGAGCTTTCCTTCTATCAGGACGCCCAGAAGAAGGAACTCTTCGACCTCAAGGAAGAACTCTTCTTCACCATCGACGAGAAGAGCCACGACTCCGACCTGATGGAGAAGGGCCGCGAGTTCCTGGCCCCCGGCGATTCCGAAGCCTTCGTGCTTCCCGACATCGGCACCATTTTCGCTGACATCGACAACGACCCGAGGCTCACCGACGAGCAGCGCGCCGAGCGGAAGGAAGCCGCCCAACAGCGGCTCGATTCCCAAGCGGAGAAGATGCACAATATCTCCCAGTTGGTGAAGGCCTACTGCGTCTATGAAAAGGACGTCCAGTATGTGGTGAAGGATAACAAGGTGATCATCGTCGATGAAAACACCGGTCGTGAGATGCCAGGCCGCCGCTGGTCGGATGGCCTGCACCAGGCCGTCGAGGCCAAGGAAGGCGTGGAAATCGAAAAGGAGACCCAGACCTTCGCCACGATCACCATCCAGAACTATTTCCGCCTCTACGAAAAGCTGGGCGGCATGACCGGCACTGCCGAAACGGAAGCCGCCGAGTTCGCCGATATCTACAAGCTGGACGTGCTGCCGATTCCGACCAACCGGCCGAATCGCCGCCAGGACCTGAACGACCAGGTCTTCAAGACCCGCCGCGAGAAATACAACGCGGTGATCAAGAAGATCGAGGAAGCCCACGGCAAAGGCCAGCCGGTCCTCGTCGGTACCGCTTCCGTGGAAGCCTCCGAGACCGTCTCGCGCATGCTCAAGCGCAGCAAGATCCCGCACACCGTGTTGAACGCCAAGTTCCACATGCAGGAAGCCGAGATCGTGGCGAATGCCGGCCAGCGCGGTGCGGTGATGGTCTCCACCAACATGGCAGGCCGCGGCACCGACATCAAGCTGGGTGAAGGCGTCTCCGAACTGGGTGGCCTCTTCGTGATCGGCACGGAACGCTACGAGTCCCGCCGCGTCGACCGCCAGCTCCGCGGTCGTTGCGCCCGTCAGGGCGACCCGGGCCTTAGCCAGTTCTACATCTCCTTCGAAGACGACCTCATGCGCAACTTCGCCGCGGCGGATCGCATGACCTCCATGATGGAACGCTTCGGCATGCAAGAGGGCGAGGCCCTCGAGCACTCTTGGCTGAACAAGTCCGTCGAAACCGCCCAGAAGCGCGTCGAGCAACGCAACTACACCTGGCGCAAGCGGGTGCTTGAGTTCGACGACGTGATGAACAAGCAGCGCGAGGTCGTTTACGGTTACCGCAACGAAGTGCTCTCCACCGAGCAACCGCGGGATCTGGTGAACGAAATCATCGAAAAGGTGATCCCCGCCAAGGTCTCCAGCTTCCTTGCCGATCGCGACGAATCGAATCCGGACTACAACGAGCTGATCCACTGGGTGAACTCCACCCTGCCGATCCGCTTCTCCCAGGAAGACCTCGATCTCACCGACAAGTCCGCGGAAGAGATCGCGAACTTCCTGATGAAGCGCGTGAAGGAGGCCTACGAAGCCCGCGTCGACGGCCTGCCTCCGGAAATCCTGGAAATGGAAGAGCGCCGCATGATGCTCGCCGCGATTGATCGCCAGTGGCAGGCTCATCTCTATAACATGGATGCGCTGCGCGAAGGCGTGCATCTTCGTGCTCAGGGTCAGAAGGACCCGCTCGTCGAATACAAGGTCGAGGCTTACGATCTCTTCGAAGCCCTGATGGGGAACATCGAGCAGGAGGCCCTTCAGAACCTCTTCCGCTCCGCTGGCAACCTCGAAGCGATCCTGCGCCAGCTCCACGGCATGCCACAGCAGCTCCAGAGCGCCGAGCAACCGGAACCGATCACCCGCGCCAATGTCGCCTCCACCGGCAACTCCGGAAATATCTTCATGGAAGATGGTGGCGAAGTCCGCCTGAACCTGCCGAAGCGCCGCCCGCCGAGCTTCGACATCGACCAGCTCGGCCGCAATGCTCCCTGCCCCTGTGGCTCGGGCAAGAAGTACAAGCAGTGCTGCGGCAAGGAAGCCTGA
- a CDS encoding metal ABC transporter ATP-binding protein: protein MQHEHPPDFPLTIHDLTVAYQRKPVVWDVDLNIPEGKLVGIVGPNGAGKSTLIKACLDLIPKTSGWAHVYGKPYRENRHLVAYVPQRESVDWDFPVSALDVVAMGTYRKLGWLRRVGKKERAAAMAALEKVGIAHLAQRQISQLSGGQQQRVFLARALAQDAKVYFMDEPFAAVDAATEQAIIELLKELRQRGRTCLVVHHDLATVAQYFDWVVMLNMRVVASGPTDEVFTDENLKKTYGGRLSLLDHAAEAIRRR from the coding sequence ATGCAGCACGAGCATCCACCCGACTTCCCTCTCACCATCCACGACCTCACCGTGGCCTACCAGCGCAAGCCGGTCGTCTGGGACGTCGATCTGAATATCCCCGAGGGCAAGCTCGTGGGCATCGTGGGCCCGAATGGCGCGGGCAAGAGCACCCTCATCAAGGCATGCCTCGATCTCATCCCGAAGACTTCCGGCTGGGCACACGTCTACGGGAAGCCCTACCGCGAGAACCGCCATCTGGTGGCCTATGTCCCGCAGCGCGAAAGCGTCGATTGGGACTTCCCCGTTTCCGCCTTGGACGTGGTCGCCATGGGCACCTATCGGAAGCTCGGCTGGCTCCGCCGCGTCGGGAAAAAAGAGCGCGCCGCGGCGATGGCAGCCTTGGAGAAAGTCGGCATCGCCCACCTCGCGCAGCGCCAGATCAGCCAGCTCTCGGGCGGTCAGCAGCAGCGTGTCTTCCTGGCCCGCGCCCTCGCCCAAGATGCGAAAGTCTATTTCATGGACGAGCCCTTCGCCGCGGTGGATGCCGCGACCGAGCAAGCGATCATCGAGCTCCTCAAGGAACTCCGCCAGCGCGGGCGCACCTGCCTAGTGGTCCACCATGATCTCGCCACCGTGGCCCAATACTTCGATTGGGTCGTGATGCTGAACATGCGCGTCGTGGCGTCCGGCCCGACTGATGAAGTCTTCACCGACGAAAACCTGAAGAAAACCTACGGTGGCCGCCTGTCCTTGCTGGACCATGCTGCCGAAGCCATTCGCCGTCGCTGA